One genomic segment of Melospiza georgiana isolate bMelGeo1 chromosome 21, bMelGeo1.pri, whole genome shotgun sequence includes these proteins:
- the LOC131092394 gene encoding LOW QUALITY PROTEIN: UDP-N-acetylglucosamine transferase subunit ALG13 homolog (The sequence of the model RefSeq protein was modified relative to this genomic sequence to represent the inferred CDS: inserted 1 base in 1 codon; substituted 1 base at 1 genomic stop codon), with the protein MQSAFVTVGTTSFDELIATARSPPALQALQSRGDQKLVLXAGRGSLPLPQPXSSPAVAVEAFRFKDSLAEELQSADLVISHAGAGSCLETLEKGKPLIVVINDKLMNNHQLELAKQLHRDGCVLYCNCRCRWKLGIWNH; encoded by the exons ATGCAGTCTGCGTTCGTCACCGTGGGCACCACCAGCTTCGATGAGCTGATCGCCACGGCCCGCTCGCCGCCCGCGCTGCAG GCGCTGCAGAGCCGCGGGGACCAGAAGCTGGTGCTGTAGGCGGGCCGGGGCTCGCTGCCGCTGccgcagc gcagcagcccggCCGTGGCGGTGGAAGCGTTCCGGTTCAAGGACTCgctggctgaggagctgcagagcgCAGACCTGGTCATCAGCCACGCAG GTGCTGGTAGCTGCCTGGAGACTctagagaaaggaaaaccacTAATAGTAGTAATAAATGACAAGCTGATGAACAACCATCAGCTTGAGCTGGCcaaacagctgcacagagaTGGCTGTGTCCTCTACTGTAACTGCAG GTGCAGATGGAAGCTTGGAATTTGGAACCATTAA